From Deltaproteobacteria bacterium:
ACCACGCTCGAGCAGGAGTCACTCGGAGGGACCGTCGCACACTACCCGCGGGGAAAGATCGTGATGACGTCCGCTTGCACGCTGCCGCTCTTCGGAACGATTCCGAGCGGGGAGATCAGCAAGGAGTCGCTGCTCGAGCTCTTTACCGAGGTCGTGCGCCGGAACGCGCTAGAGATCCGCTACCAGGAGCGAGTGGAGTCGGTCTCGATCTCGCCCGCTGGCTTCGAGGTGAAGACCTCGCGCGCCAGTCACACGGCTCGTTCGCTCGTTCTCGCGATCGGGCGCCGCGGAACACCGGCAAAGCTCGGCGTGCCCGGAGAGGAGCTGCCGCACGTGGTCTACCGCCTGGTCGACCCCGAGCAATACCGCGGCCGCAGCGTTCTCGTAGTCGGTGGCGGAGACAGCGCGCTCGAGGCGGCGCTGGGCCTGGCGGCGGAGCCAGGCACGCGCGTCGTGCTCTCCTATCGCGGAGATGCGTTCTCGCGCGCCAAGCCCGCAAATCGCGCCCGGATCGAGGCCGCGGAGGCCGAAGGCAGGCTGCAATTGCGACTCGGCTCGGCGCCCGTCGAACTCCGGCCCGGCGTCGCGCTCGTGCGGACGGGCGACGCGATCGAGCCGATCGAGTGCGACGCGGTGATCGTCTGTGCCGGAGGGCTGCTGCCCGGACCCTTCCTGCGCGCGATGGGAATCGAGACCGAGACGGTTCATGGCACGCCGATCCATTAGGAATCGGACCGCGGCGCTCGCGCTCGCGCTTGCGACGATCGCGGCGATCGCGAACGCGGATCCCGCGGACGACGCCCGCGCCGCAGCGCGAGTACGCGACTTCGCTCGGGCAGCGTCCCTCTGGACGAAACTCGCCGAAGCGGGGGATCCCGAGGCGCAGTACCAGCTCGGCTCGCTCTACCGCTCGGGACGCGGCGTGTCTCAGGATGCAGCGCAGGCGTTTCGCTGGTGGCTCGCTTCGGCCCAGGCCGGCGACGCCCGCTCCCAGTTCTGCGTGGCCGGGCTGTACCGCGACGGCTGGGGCGTTCAGCGCGACCGGAAAGAGGCTCTGCGCTGGTTTCGCGCAGCGGCGGAGCGGGGACACGTCGGCGCGAGAGAAAAGCTCGCCGAGCTCGAAGCCGCGCCTGCCGAGATCCACCGCGATCAGACGCCACCCGCCCGCGCCGCTCTGCAGCCCCGGTCGAGACCGCGCGCCGCGCCTTCGAGCGTTCCCGCCGCGCAGCGTGAAGCCGAATCGGCCGCCTGGCTGGCGAGGGCAGAGGGGAGTGAGGACTCGCTCGCAGCGGCTGCGCGCAGGGGCGAGGCGAGCGTCGCGCGCGGGCTGATCGCGCGCGACACGCCACTCGAGTCCCGCGACGACGCCGGAGACACCCCCCTGCTCGCCGCCGCACGTTACGGCCATGCCGAGATCGTCGCCTACCTCGCCGCGGCGCATGCGAACGTGGATGCGCGAGCGAACGACGGCCGCAGCGCGCTCTCACTCGCGGCCGCGGAGGGGCACGAGGCCGCCGTGAGTGCGCTGCTCGAACACGGTGCCGACGCGAACGCGACAGACACCGAGCGGCGCACGCCGCTCGCGTGGGCCGCGAGTCACGGCTC
This genomic window contains:
- a CDS encoding 4Fe-4S dicluster domain-containing protein — its product is MTSDSPFVLALLYLIPLALAFGGYEASRRRTERRGLETLGAAIAANLTEPASLHPVINPNRCLGCGSCVKACPEGDVLGLIRGKAALVNPTHCIGHGACETACPFDAITLVLGTEKRGVEIPRIGPDFQTAVPGIFVAGELGGMGLVRNAVEQGRQVIESVVATLGEIGRTDALDVLIVGAGPAGLSASLAAKQKRLRFTTLEQESLGGTVAHYPRGKIVMTSACTLPLFGTIPSGEISKESLLELFTEVVRRNALEIRYQERVESVSISPAGFEVKTSRASHTARSLVLAIGRRGTPAKLGVPGEELPHVVYRLVDPEQYRGRSVLVVGGGDSALEAALGLAAEPGTRVVLSYRGDAFSRAKPANRARIEAAEAEGRLQLRLGSAPVELRPGVALVRTGDAIEPIECDAVIVCAGGLLPGPFLRAMGIETETVHGTPIH